GGTCGGCAAGGACGGTGTCATCACCGTCGAGGAGTCCAACACCTTCGGTCTGGACCTGGAGTTCACCGAGGGCATGGCCTTCGACAAGGGCTACCTGTCCCCGTACATGGTGTCCGACCAGGAGCGTATGGAGGCCGTCCTCGACGACCCGTACATCCTGATCCACCAGGGCAAGATCGGCTCCATCCAGGAGCTGCTCCCGCTGCTGGAGAAGGTCATCCAGGCCGGCGCCTCCAAGCCGCTCCTGATCATCGCCGAGGACGTCGAGGGCGAGGCGCTCTCCACCCTCGTCGTCAACAAGATCCGTGGCACCTTCAACGCCGTCGCGGTGAAGGCCCCGGGCTTCGGCGACCGCCGCAAGGCCATGCTCGGTGACATCGCCACCCTCACCGGTGCGACCGTCATCGCCGAGGAGGTCGGCCTCAAGCTCGACGGCGCCGGTCTCGACGTGCTGGGCACCGCCCGCCGCGTCACCGTCTCCAAGGACGACACGACCATCGTCGACGGCGGGGGCAACTCCGAGGACGTCAAGGGCCGCGTCAACCAGATCAAGGCCGAGATCGAGTCCACGGACTCCGACTGGGACCGCGAGAAGCTCCAGGAGCGCCTCGCGAAGCTGGCCGGCGGCGTGTGCGTGATCCGCGTCGGCGCCGCCACCGAGGTGGAGCTCAAGGAGAAGAAGCACCGCCTCGAGGACGCCATCTCGGCGACCCGCGCCGCTGTCGAGGAGGGCATCGTCTCCGGCGGTGGCTCCGCCCTCGTCCACGCGGTGAAGGTCCTGGAGGGCAACCTCGGCAAGACCGGCGACGAGGCCACCGGTGTCGCGGTCGTCCGCCGCGCCGCCGTCGAGCCGCTGCGCTGGATCGCCGAGAACGCGGGCCTGGAGGGTTACGTCATCACCTCCAAGGTCTCCGAGCTCGACAAGGGCCAGGGCTTCAACGCCGCCACCGGCGAGTACGGCGACCTGGTCAAGGCCGGCGTCATCGACCCGGTCAAGGTCACCCGCTCCGCCCTGGAGAACGCCGCGTCCATCGCGTCGCTGCTGCTCACGACCGAGACCCTGGTCGTCGAGAAGCCGGCCGAGGAAGAGGCCGACGCCGGTCACGGCGGCCACGGCCACTCCCACTAGTACGGCCCGCACCGTTCGGTACGCCGTCCGGTACGACTGAGGCCCGGCACCCCCGTCACGGGGGTGCCGGGCCTCAGTGCGTTCCGGCGGCCGAGCCAGGTCCCGCGGCCCGACAGGGGCTCAGAGAGCCCGGCCCGTCCGAACACCGGTCCCCCCACCAGCCGGCCCGCCCCCGCGGACCGCCGTCCGCGGCCCTCGCTCCCGCATCGGCGTTCAACGCGTTCACGCCTTCGACCGCTCGCGGACTCGTATCGCGTCGCCCCGCGGCGATACGACAGGAAGCACACGACGGAGAACGACCCCTCGTGTCCCTGCCGGGCGTCCTCCGCGGACGACCGCGCACGCGACACGCGAGAGCGAGGAGATGACGGT
The nucleotide sequence above comes from Streptomyces sp. NBC_01116. Encoded proteins:
- the groL gene encoding chaperonin GroEL (60 kDa chaperone family; promotes refolding of misfolded polypeptides especially under stressful conditions; forms two stacked rings of heptamers to form a barrel-shaped 14mer; ends can be capped by GroES; misfolded proteins enter the barrel where they are refolded when GroES binds), with amino-acid sequence MAKILKFDEDARRALERGVNKLADTVKVTIGPKGRNVVIDKKFGAPTITNDGVTIAREVELDDPYENLGAQLVKEVATKTNDVAGDGTTTATVLAQALVREGLRNVAAGASPAALKKGIDAAVKAVSEELLATARPIDDKSDIAAVAALSAQDTQVGELIADAMDKVGKDGVITVEESNTFGLDLEFTEGMAFDKGYLSPYMVSDQERMEAVLDDPYILIHQGKIGSIQELLPLLEKVIQAGASKPLLIIAEDVEGEALSTLVVNKIRGTFNAVAVKAPGFGDRRKAMLGDIATLTGATVIAEEVGLKLDGAGLDVLGTARRVTVSKDDTTIVDGGGNSEDVKGRVNQIKAEIESTDSDWDREKLQERLAKLAGGVCVIRVGAATEVELKEKKHRLEDAISATRAAVEEGIVSGGGSALVHAVKVLEGNLGKTGDEATGVAVVRRAAVEPLRWIAENAGLEGYVITSKVSELDKGQGFNAATGEYGDLVKAGVIDPVKVTRSALENAASIASLLLTTETLVVEKPAEEEADAGHGGHGHSH